In Sporocytophaga myxococcoides, a genomic segment contains:
- a CDS encoding STAND family AAA ATPase, giving the protein MNKKIYKCLVASPGDTAIERETCLKVFNELNDGIGEKFGFVIEKRMWEYNTRPAFGDYSQAVISEQLGDDYDIFIGIMYKKFGTETKMAGSGTEEEFNNAYNRLLKKENIEIMFYFNDEASKLSEINPDELLKVNSFKKKVANLGGYYWNYNGPQNFETVLRRQLSDYFLKASKSDAINNQSEILKETIRLKLKERLDRALCIFDSQPIIWVDPVISNTNEISNNADENFKRRIDVKKIISNPSSTIIKAPPQFGLTCLAHYLVKEAWEIGDFWVYIDSQFVKPHNIHKKVIQEAESIGLKLEDIKCIVIDSWNNYEIDSFKKLKNVCEEYKEIPIIVMQTIDNSKFLIDNSEIKIDKSFDVLHLLALPRTQIRKVVSEYNKAKDIAAEEALLSKVIDDLEVLNIHRTPFNCLTLLKVSEKYFDQSPVNRTQMLEMVLFVLFNMDGIPTYKTKPDLKDCEYVLGRFCEKLIRNERYSFQRQSFIDELNSFCKEKLIDLEIDVVFDVLAANQIITKIDLDYVFRSSYWIFYFAAKRMHNDKDFNDYIFKSKKYISCPEIIEFYTGIDRSRSDALEILKNDIQNTCEIVNAKVALPENMNPFGLIKWKPTEEQILKVQDELSENVINSGLPDSVKDQHADKNYNQIRPYNQNIQSFLEEYSLLNLMQNIRASSRALRNSDYVSPEIKKDILKEILRGWNQISKVLLALSPILAQKGEAKFEGQGFYLEDGFGATFEERINGIIQANLTNVVGFFKNDIFSSKIGPLLFDHFTNETDQNIKHQLALLFVFTRPRGWKAKIEDYIVCLHKNSFYLFDILNSLRGRYAFDFANSDELNEISYLIKMCYAKHEFGSKKPGLHEIVKISNKSLPTRDSDKEK; this is encoded by the coding sequence ATGAATAAAAAGATTTATAAATGTTTAGTAGCATCACCTGGAGATACAGCCATAGAGCGTGAAACCTGCTTGAAAGTTTTCAATGAATTGAATGATGGAATTGGTGAAAAATTTGGATTTGTTATTGAAAAGAGGATGTGGGAATATAACACTAGACCAGCTTTTGGCGATTATAGTCAAGCTGTGATAAGTGAACAACTTGGAGATGATTATGATATTTTCATTGGAATTATGTATAAGAAGTTTGGTACTGAAACTAAAATGGCAGGTTCAGGAACTGAGGAAGAGTTTAATAATGCTTATAATAGATTGTTGAAAAAAGAAAACATAGAAATTATGTTTTACTTTAATGATGAAGCTTCTAAACTTAGTGAAATAAATCCTGATGAACTTTTAAAGGTAAACTCTTTTAAAAAGAAAGTGGCAAATCTAGGTGGGTATTACTGGAACTACAATGGTCCCCAAAATTTTGAAACAGTTCTAAGAAGACAATTAAGTGATTATTTTTTGAAAGCAAGCAAGTCTGATGCTATTAATAACCAAAGTGAAATACTAAAGGAAACTATCAGATTAAAACTTAAAGAAAGATTGGATCGCGCTTTGTGTATTTTTGACTCACAACCGATAATTTGGGTTGATCCAGTTATAAGTAATACAAATGAAATTTCAAACAATGCTGATGAAAATTTTAAAAGAAGGATTGATGTAAAAAAAATTATTTCAAATCCTTCATCTACAATTATAAAGGCTCCTCCGCAATTTGGGTTAACATGTTTAGCCCACTACCTTGTTAAAGAAGCATGGGAGATTGGTGATTTTTGGGTTTATATCGATTCTCAATTCGTTAAACCACATAATATTCATAAAAAGGTTATACAAGAAGCAGAGTCAATCGGTCTAAAACTTGAAGATATTAAATGTATAGTAATAGATTCTTGGAACAATTATGAAATTGATTCTTTTAAAAAACTTAAAAATGTTTGTGAAGAATATAAAGAGATTCCGATTATTGTTATGCAAACGATTGATAACTCAAAGTTTTTAATTGATAATAGTGAAATTAAAATTGATAAAAGTTTTGATGTTCTTCACTTGTTGGCATTGCCAAGAACTCAAATAAGAAAAGTTGTATCAGAATATAATAAAGCTAAAGATATTGCCGCAGAAGAAGCTTTGCTCTCTAAAGTTATCGACGATTTAGAAGTTCTAAATATTCATAGAACTCCATTTAATTGTTTGACTCTTCTAAAAGTATCAGAAAAATATTTTGATCAAAGTCCAGTTAATAGGACTCAAATGCTTGAAATGGTACTTTTTGTCTTGTTTAACATGGATGGGATTCCAACCTATAAAACAAAGCCCGACTTAAAAGATTGTGAATACGTTTTGGGTAGGTTTTGTGAAAAATTAATAAGGAATGAAAGGTATTCATTTCAACGACAATCATTTATTGATGAGCTTAATTCTTTTTGTAAAGAGAAATTAATTGATTTAGAAATAGATGTTGTTTTTGATGTTTTAGCTGCTAATCAAATAATCACAAAAATTGATCTTGACTATGTCTTCAGATCTTCATACTGGATTTTTTATTTTGCAGCCAAAAGAATGCATAATGATAAAGATTTTAATGATTATATATTTAAATCTAAAAAGTATATCTCTTGCCCTGAAATTATAGAATTTTATACAGGTATTGATAGAAGCCGTTCTGATGCACTTGAAATATTAAAAAATGACATACAAAATACTTGCGAAATTGTAAATGCAAAAGTTGCTCTCCCAGAAAATATGAATCCATTTGGTTTAATTAAATGGAAACCTACTGAAGAGCAGATTCTGAAAGTGCAAGATGAGTTAAGTGAAAATGTTATTAACTCAGGTTTACCTGATTCAGTAAAAGATCAACATGCAGACAAAAATTATAACCAAATAAGACCATACAATCAAAATATTCAATCTTTCTTAGAAGAATACTCCTTGCTTAATTTAATGCAAAATATTCGTGCTTCTTCAAGAGCATTAAGAAACAGTGATTATGTTTCACCAGAAATAAAGAAAGATATTTTAAAAGAAATTTTGCGAGGATGGAATCAAATTTCAAAGGTTTTATTAGCTCTAAGTCCAATATTGGCTCAAAAAGGGGAAGCAAAATTTGAAGGTCAAGGGTTTTATTTAGAAGATGGTTTTGGAGCAACTTTTGAAGAAAGGATTAATGGGATAATACAAGCTAATTTGACTAATGTTGTAGGATTCTTTAAGAACGATATTTTTTCAAGTAAGATAGGTCCTTTGCTTTTTGATCACTTCACAAATGAAACAGATCAAAATATTAAACATCAATTAGCTCTATTATTTGTTTTTACCAGACCTCGAGGGTGGAAAGCTAAAATTGAAGATTATATTGTGTGTTTACATAAAAACTCATTTTATCTGTTTGATATTTTAAACTCTCTTCGAGGAAGATATGCTTTTGATTTTGCTAACTCGGATGAACTTAATGAAATCTCTTACTTAATAAAAATGTGTTATGCTAAACACGAATTTGGTTCTAAAAAACCAGGCTTACACGAAATTGTAAAAATTTCTAACAAATCTCTACCTACTCGAGATTCAGATAAAGAAAAATAA
- a CDS encoding M42 family metallopeptidase: MNQESRTFLEKYLNNASPTGFEWTGQQLWLDYIKPFIHEYFTDTYGTVVGVINPGAPYKVVIEAHADEISWFVNYITKDGYIYLRKNGGSDHAIAPSKRVNIHTSKGVVKGVFGWPAIHVRDNENDKPPTMKSLFLDLGCESKEEVEALGVHVGCVATFEDDFIELNNKFYAGRALDNRIGGYMIAEVARRIKENGNQLPYSLYVVNAVQEEIGLRGAEMIAHRINPDVAIVTDVCHDTQSPAYNKIQSGDLSCGKGPVLTYGPAVQNNLLSMIIKTAEEKGIPFQRASAYRATGTDTDAFAYSNSGVCSALISLPLKYMHTTVEMVSKQDVENVINLMYEFLLQLPTGHDFRYIK; encoded by the coding sequence ATGAATCAAGAGAGCAGGACATTTTTAGAGAAGTACCTTAACAATGCTTCTCCCACAGGTTTCGAATGGACGGGGCAGCAGCTTTGGCTGGATTACATCAAGCCGTTTATCCATGAATATTTTACAGATACCTATGGAACGGTAGTTGGAGTTATAAATCCTGGGGCTCCTTATAAAGTAGTGATAGAGGCGCATGCAGATGAGATCTCCTGGTTTGTAAATTACATCACAAAGGATGGATACATCTATCTGAGAAAAAACGGAGGCTCGGATCATGCCATTGCTCCATCGAAGAGGGTTAATATTCATACCTCTAAGGGTGTGGTGAAGGGCGTGTTCGGATGGCCTGCCATTCACGTGAGGGACAATGAAAATGACAAACCACCGACAATGAAAAGTCTTTTCCTTGATCTGGGCTGTGAGTCTAAAGAAGAGGTAGAGGCATTGGGTGTGCACGTTGGTTGTGTGGCAACTTTTGAAGATGACTTCATTGAGCTGAATAATAAATTCTATGCTGGAAGAGCATTAGATAACAGAATCGGTGGTTACATGATTGCGGAAGTTGCAAGAAGAATTAAGGAGAATGGCAATCAGCTTCCTTATTCTCTTTATGTTGTTAATGCGGTTCAGGAAGAAATAGGTTTGCGTGGTGCAGAGATGATCGCGCACAGAATTAATCCTGATGTAGCGATTGTCACAGATGTGTGTCATGATACTCAGTCTCCAGCCTATAATAAAATTCAAAGCGGAGATTTGTCATGTGGTAAAGGGCCTGTGCTTACTTATGGTCCTGCTGTGCAGAACAATCTTCTTTCCATGATCATCAAAACTGCAGAAGAAAAAGGAATTCCTTTTCAGCGTGCTTCTGCCTATAGAGCTACCGGTACTGATACGGATGCATTCGCTTATTCCAACAGCGGTGTTTGTTCTGCATTGATATCATTGCCATTGAAGTATATGCATACCACTGTAGAAATGGTATCAAAACAGGATGTTGAAAATGTAATCAATCTAATGTATGAATTCCTGCTTCAGCTACCTACCGGTCATGATTTCAGATATATAAAATAA
- a CDS encoding acyl-CoA carboxylase subunit beta has translation MKTTKEKFELLEKKNQDAIKGGGKERNDAQHAKGKLTARERIGLLLDEGSFEETGKFVTHRSREFGLENEQYLGDGVVTGFGKVNGRLVYVFSQDFTVFGGSLSETHAEKICKVMDLAMKNGAPLIGLNDSGGARIQEGVVSLAGYADIFYKNTLASGLVPQISAIMGPCAGGAVYSPAITDFIMMVENTSYMFVTGPNVVKTVTHENVTAEELGGASAHSVKSGVTHFACANEIECLDYIKTLLSYIPQNCDEDAPAYAYTPGNEFRPSLNSIIPDNPNQPYDMRDVIGHIVDEESFFEVHKNFAENIVVGFARLAGRSIGIVGNQPSVLAGVLDINSSTKAARFVRFCDCFNIPLLVLEDVPGFLPGTQQEWNAIITNGAKLLYAFSEATVPRITVITRKAYGGAYDVMNSKHIGADLNYAWPTAEIAVMGAKGAAEIIFKREIATAKNPEAKLQEKIDEYTDKFANPYLAASRGYIDEVIMPEETRKKLISGFEMLKNKAVARPKKKHGNIPL, from the coding sequence ATGAAAACGACCAAAGAAAAATTTGAACTTCTTGAGAAGAAAAATCAGGATGCTATAAAAGGTGGGGGCAAAGAGCGCAACGATGCTCAGCATGCCAAAGGAAAACTGACTGCCAGAGAAAGAATCGGATTGCTGCTGGATGAAGGAAGTTTCGAAGAAACCGGAAAGTTTGTGACGCACAGAAGCCGTGAGTTTGGTCTGGAAAATGAGCAGTACCTGGGCGATGGTGTGGTTACCGGGTTTGGGAAGGTAAATGGAAGGCTCGTGTATGTGTTCAGTCAGGATTTTACTGTTTTCGGAGGTTCTTTGTCAGAAACACATGCAGAAAAGATTTGTAAGGTCATGGACCTGGCCATGAAAAACGGAGCCCCTTTGATCGGACTGAACGATTCTGGAGGTGCGAGAATTCAGGAGGGGGTGGTTTCATTGGCAGGTTATGCAGATATCTTTTATAAAAACACCCTGGCTTCCGGACTGGTACCACAGATCTCTGCAATTATGGGACCTTGTGCCGGTGGAGCGGTGTATTCTCCTGCGATTACAGATTTTATCATGATGGTGGAGAATACCTCCTACATGTTTGTGACTGGTCCGAACGTAGTGAAAACCGTAACTCATGAGAATGTTACTGCCGAAGAGCTTGGAGGCGCTTCGGCACATAGCGTGAAGAGCGGGGTGACACATTTTGCATGCGCCAATGAAATAGAATGTTTAGACTACATCAAGACCTTGCTGAGCTATATTCCTCAGAATTGTGATGAAGATGCACCTGCTTATGCATACACTCCGGGTAATGAATTCCGCCCTTCGTTAAATTCAATCATTCCTGATAATCCCAATCAGCCTTACGATATGAGAGATGTCATCGGTCATATCGTGGATGAAGAATCTTTCTTTGAGGTGCATAAGAATTTTGCGGAAAACATTGTGGTAGGTTTTGCAAGACTGGCAGGCAGAAGTATTGGTATCGTAGGAAATCAGCCTTCCGTGCTGGCCGGTGTACTGGATATTAATTCAAGTACCAAAGCTGCTCGGTTTGTCCGCTTCTGTGATTGCTTTAACATACCTCTGCTGGTGCTGGAAGATGTTCCGGGATTCCTACCGGGAACACAGCAGGAGTGGAATGCGATTATTACCAATGGAGCAAAATTGCTGTATGCCTTTTCGGAAGCAACAGTTCCAAGAATTACAGTCATTACGAGAAAAGCATACGGAGGAGCTTATGATGTGATGAATTCTAAACACATCGGCGCTGATCTGAATTATGCATGGCCTACTGCAGAGATAGCGGTAATGGGTGCTAAAGGTGCGGCTGAAATTATATTTAAAAGAGAAATAGCAACTGCTAAGAATCCTGAAGCCAAGCTGCAGGAGAAAATAGATGAATACACCGATAAGTTTGCCAACCCTTATCTGGCTGCAAGCAGAGGGTATATCGATGAAGTGATCATGCCTGAGGAAACCAGGAAAAAACTGATTTCAGGTTTTGAAATGCTTAAAAATAAGGCAGTAGCAAGACCAAAGAAAAAACACGGAAATATTCCTTTGTAA